TCCAGTCGCTCAACCTGCCCCTTTAACCTTTTTCCATTGTCTCCTtccaaattttttactttttgacaAATCTTGCGGACactagtttattttattttattttatttttataatgttttttttgcaccaaaaaaaatatcagGGCTTATCTATAATGATGCATCGAATCTGACTAAGATTTTATGATGCATGATCTACAAAGTGGAACCAAACAAATAATGATAAAGAACTATAATCTTGACCTCATAGCTTAAGTCATCGTTGAAGAATTCCCTGAATCAATGAAAATTGTCGTTGCCCACATCATGGGCTTTACTAATCACATTAAGAAAACATGTATAGCATCCATATTTTTCTGTCCATGTGTTTTTTTagcaaataagaaaaaaacaactaCAAAAGGACAGAATTAAAAGGAACAAGTCTGCCAGATGCTTCGGGAGGGATTCAAATCTCGAAGTTAATGGGACTATCAGACCCGTCGCCTTCTCTTGCTTCCCAATAGCCCAGCAAGTTTCTTTTACATGCATGGCAGCCCCTTCAATACCCTCTCACATTAAGGCTTGGGTCTACTCTGAATATGGAAGTGCTGTTGATGTTTTGAAACTGGACCAAAATTTGGCAGTCCCACAAGTGAAGGAAGATCAAGTGCTGATCAAGGTTGTTGCTGCATCCCTTAATCCTGTTGATTCTATGAAGATGAGAGGTTTTCTCAAGGACTGTGACACTCCTTTTCCAGTAAGGCTTTCTTTCCATCTTTCTCCTATGCTAATTCTTTgtgttttccttctttcttttcgcAAGGTACATGTTATATATAGATATCATCCCATATTCCCAGTTATTTTATGAAGATTCTTGATTAATGCTTTTCTGCAGGATATCTGATAATATTTACATGGTTATTCAATGGATGTGGATGAAACTTGAAAGTAAACATGCTTCAATGGGTTTCTCCACAATTtgcaatatttgatttttttgttacttttataaCTTCTGTGTGACTTGTAGATGAGGCTGCATACTAGATGGTTTTGCAGAAGTTACttcattaaatttaatttgaaggCTAATTGTAACAGAAACTGGAACAAACTTTAACAGCTGGGGAACATTAATTGCAACTTAATTAACCCTTTATTTAGATTATttcctcaaatttaaaatttatagaatattgcaactaaaatgaaaaaaaaaaataaaaaaatacactatatccaaaaagaaaaaaaaaaaaaaaaaaagaaaagaaaaagaaaaagaaaaaagcaatacAGAGTAAGATCTTGGAGAACTGTCATTCAATGAGGGTTGCATCATCCTTTCCTAGGTGTTCATTGCCTTAATATGGTCGGTGGCAACTGGCAAGGATTTGAGTGTCTTAATAACATTAACTGGGTGTTTTccatattatcattattaagagtgtgctttatttttgttgttatttcgTATAGACTGTTCCAGGCCACGATGTTGCAGGGGTGGTGGTTAAAGTGGGAAGCCAAGTGAAGAATTTCAAGGTAGGAGATGAAGTATATGGGGATATGGTAGAGAAAGCTTTGAACCATCCAAAACAATTTGGCTCTTTGGCTGAGTACACTGCTGTGGAAGAGAAATTATTGGCTCTTAAACCCAAGAATCTAACTTTTGTTGAAGCCGCTAGCCTTCCCCTGGCTATTCAGACTGCCTACCAAGGCCTTGAAAAAACTGGATTCTCTGCTGGTAAATCCATCCTTGTTTTGGGAGGTGCTGGGGGAGTTGGAACTCTGGTTATTCAGGTATATATGCTCACTACTCTCTTTCATATTCCATTGCAAATGTCTTTTCACGTTATTGTAAGTTATGCACTGAAATTACAT
This window of the Corylus avellana chromosome ca5, CavTom2PMs-1.0 genome carries:
- the LOC132180697 gene encoding 2-methylene-furan-3-one reductase-like, giving the protein MAAPSIPSHIKAWVYSEYGSAVDVLKLDQNLAVPQVKEDQVLIKVVAASLNPVDSMKMRGFLKDCDTPFPTVPGHDVAGVVVKVGSQVKNFKVGDEVYGDMVEKALNHPKQFGSLAEYTAVEEKLLALKPKNLTFVEAASLPLAIQTAYQGLEKTGFSAGKSILVLGGAGGVGTLVIQLAKHVFGASKVAATASTGKLELLKSLGADLGIDYTEENFEDLSEKFDVVYDAVGQSDRAVKAVKEGGQVLKIVPETPTAAVFVLTSNGYFLEKLKPYLESGKVKPLIDPKGHFPFSKTVEAFSYLDTKRATGKVIVYPIP